The region GATGGAAAAGGTTTCAATTCCTTATAGGTAATCTAATAACGATATACAAATGACAACGCTGGTAGCCCTACATCAACAGGTTTCAATTCCTTATAGGTAATCTAATAACGTTGCTGAAACTATCGTCGTTATCACCACTATAAGCGTTTCAATTCCTTATAGGTAATCTAATAACTGTCCATGTTCGACTAACTGGGACTTGGTCATACCCTCGTTTCAATTCCTTATAGGTAATCTAATAACGGGAAAAGCTAGAAAAGGCTCAAAATGCTCAAGGAAAGTTTCAATTCCTTATAGGTAATCTAATAACCCACCACAGTGTTTACATTTCAGAGCTTTTTCTTTGTTTCAATTCCTTATAGGTAATCTAATAACACGCCTGAGGCGTTATCTAATGCTGAAAGGCTTAGAGGTTTCAATTCCTTATAGGTAATCTAATAACAGGATTTATGTACCCCTCTTTATCTATTTGTTGTATAAGGTTTCAATTCCTTATAGGTAATCTAATAACCCATTCTCTACATTGATATTACTATGTTTTTCATTTTTTGTCAAATTGGAATTTTTTTAATTTTGGGTAGCTAATTGCTTGCTAAATCCTCTATAAGATTGAATTATAGCCATTTGTTAAAAAGCATAAAATGTCGTCGATCTCCAGGGGTTTTTACACTACTGGAGGTCGACGACAATAATATTTAAACCATAGCTTGCATTTTTAACTTCTCATCTGGAATATTCCTCTTATTAATTTATAATTACAATCTCTATCTACTTTTATTTTACTACCAGGGATTACACAAATCTTACTCTTCTCTGCTTTTAATCGTGCTGAAGAAAAATCATAGTCAATTATTACATGTTCGATTGTTCCAACATGAAAAATCCTTTCTCCTTCTCTTATTTCATCATAGAATCCATCTGTTATTGAAAAGTAGTTTTTAAGAAACTTATCTTTTTCAAATATTGGTTTTCCTTCCTTTGTTATGCCCCAACAATTACTTAACTCATCATTAGTTGCCTCATTTAATTGGACTAATTCATCTAATTTCATATTTCCTAGACCATATCTATTATCTCCTCCAACGATTATATTCGAATTTTTCTCTAAAAAAGTTTCTATTTCTTCTTTTTTGTCCTCGTCAATTCCTAATAATCCAATCCAATAAAGATTTTCTTTATTTTCATTTACAAATTTGGATTTAGGTAAAATAACTTCTATTTCATGTAATGATTCATCTTTTGCGGTTAAAGATAATGGTTGTATAGATGTTGATACATACACATCGGTAAATTTAGCCCGAAATTTATTTTCTGAATAGTCTCCTAAGTAAAATTCTCCATTTTTATATTCAGGAAATAGTACCTTATTTTTTTTTCCCAATTTAGGATAGAAGCATGTAATTGATTCAAAAATTTTCTTTCCTTCTTCAAAATACTCTTCTTTTCCTTTGTGCTGACCGTATTTATTGACTAAAGCTCCCCATATTGTCCATCCAGGTATAAAAATTCTAGTTTCAGATAATACACCATAATTGAAAATGCCTATATGAATAGGGCTAATTTGTTTAAAAATAAGCTTGTACCATATTTTAGCCATTGCTACCACCTTTTTTTGCTGCTTTAGCATGATACCTAGCATAAATTAAAGCTCTTTCTAAAATATCTCTAAAGAAAAGCAGTTTGTGAAGGTCTTTTGATAAATTTCTAAAAAACAGTTCATAATTAATTTTTCCATTGTTTTCTTTAAGTTCATTTTTAAAGTATTCTTTCAAGTCTTTTGTATTATTTATTTCATTTACTACGTAT is a window of Tepidimicrobium xylanilyticum DNA encoding:
- a CDS encoding RAMP superfamily CRISPR-associated protein, yielding MAKIWYKLIFKQISPIHIGIFNYGVLSETRIFIPGWTIWGALVNKYGQHKGKEEYFEEGKKIFESITCFYPKLGKKNKVLFPEYKNGEFYLGDYSENKFRAKFTDVYVSTSIQPLSLTAKDESLHEIEVILPKSKFVNENKENLYWIGLLGIDEDKKEEIETFLEKNSNIIVGGDNRYGLGNMKLDELVQLNEATNDELSNCWGITKEGKPIFEKDKFLKNYFSITDGFYDEIREGERIFHVGTIEHVIIDYDFSSARLKAEKSKICVIPGSKIKVDRDCNYKLIRGIFQMRS